One Campylobacter concisus DNA segment encodes these proteins:
- the rplK gene encoding 50S ribosomal protein L11: MAKKVIGEIKLQIAATKANPSPPVGPALGQKGVNIMEFCKAFNERTKDMVGFNIPVVITVYADKSFTFITKQPPATDLIKKAAGITKGTDNPLKNKVGKLTKAQVLEIVEKKLVDLNTNDREQAAKIIAGSARSMGVEVID; encoded by the coding sequence ATGGCTAAAAAAGTTATAGGTGAAATAAAATTACAAATTGCTGCAACAAAAGCAAACCCTAGTCCGCCGGTTGGTCCAGCTCTTGGACAAAAAGGTGTTAATATTATGGAATTTTGTAAAGCCTTTAATGAGAGAACAAAAGATATGGTTGGGTTTAATATTCCAGTTGTTATAACTGTTTATGCTGATAAAAGTTTTACATTTATCACAAAACAGCCTCCTGCTACAGATCTTATTAAAAAGGCTGCAGGTATAACAAAAGGAACTGATAATCCTTTAAAAAATAAAGTAGGCAAACTAACAAAAGCTCAAGTTTTGGAAATAGTTGAGAAAAAACTTGTTGATTTAAATACAAACGATAGAGAGCAAGCAGCTAAAATTATTGCTGGTTCAGCTCGATCAATGGGTGTCGAAGTAATAGACTAA
- the rplL gene encoding 50S ribosomal protein L7/L12, whose amino-acid sequence MAITKEDVLEFISNLSVLELSELVKEFEEKFGVSAAPVMVAGGAVAAGGAAAAAEEKTEFNIVLVDSGDKKINVIKVVRALTGLGLKEAKDAVEGTPSVLKEGVSKDEAEAAKKELEEAGAKVELK is encoded by the coding sequence ATGGCAATTACTAAAGAAGATGTATTAGAGTTTATATCTAATCTTTCTGTACTTGAACTTAGTGAACTTGTAAAAGAGTTCGAAGAGAAATTTGGTGTTAGCGCAGCTCCTGTAATGGTAGCTGGTGGTGCTGTTGCAGCAGGCGGTGCAGCAGCTGCAGCAGAGGAAAAAACAGAATTTAACATTGTCTTGGTTGATTCTGGTGATAAGAAAATCAACGTTATTAAAGTTGTTAGAGCGCTTACTGGTCTTGGTCTTAAAGAAGCCAAAGACGCAGTTGAGGGAACACCATCTGTTCTTAAAGAAGGTGTTAGCAAAGATGAGGCTGAGGCAGCTAAAAAAGAGCTTGAAGAAGCTGGTGCTAAGGTTGAACTTAAATAA
- the rplA gene encoding 50S ribosomal protein L1, whose amino-acid sequence MGKTSKRFQELLKKVEQDKIYNLSEAIDTVKTLASAKFNETVEIALKLNVDPRHADQMVRGSVVLPAGTGKTVRVAVIAKDAKADEAKAAGADIIGADDLIEDIQKGIMNFDVLIATPNLMGLVGKVGRILGPKGLMPNPKTGTVTMDVAQAVNNAKSGQVNFRVDKQGNIHAGLGKVNFTKEQLNENISTFIKAINKHKPATAKGRYVKNALLSLTMSPSIALDTQEVMDLK is encoded by the coding sequence ATGGGAAAAACTAGCAAGAGATTTCAAGAATTGCTCAAAAAAGTAGAGCAAGATAAAATTTATAACCTTAGCGAAGCTATTGACACAGTTAAAACTTTGGCTTCTGCTAAATTTAATGAAACAGTTGAGATCGCATTAAAATTAAATGTTGATCCAAGACATGCTGATCAAATGGTTCGTGGTTCAGTTGTTTTGCCGGCCGGTACAGGTAAAACTGTAAGAGTTGCTGTTATTGCTAAAGATGCTAAAGCTGATGAGGCAAAGGCAGCTGGTGCTGATATTATTGGTGCAGATGATTTAATTGAAGATATACAAAAAGGTATAATGAATTTTGATGTTCTTATAGCTACTCCAAACTTAATGGGTCTTGTAGGTAAGGTCGGTAGAATTTTGGGACCAAAAGGATTAATGCCAAATCCAAAAACTGGTACAGTTACAATGGATGTTGCACAAGCTGTTAATAATGCAAAAAGTGGTCAAGTAAATTTCCGTGTTGATAAGCAAGGAAATATACATGCAGGCCTTGGTAAAGTTAATTTTACTAAAGAACAATTAAATGAAAATATTTCAACATTTATTAAAGCGATCAATAAACATAAGCCTGCAACCGCAAAGGGTAGATATGTTAAAAATGCTTTATTGTCTTTGACAATGAGCCCATCTATAGCTCTTGATACTCAAGAAGTTATGGACTTAAAATAA
- the nusG gene encoding transcription termination/antitermination protein NusG, translating into MSHKWYAIQTYAGSEMAVKRGIENLVKDHGIEDQLKEVIVPTEDVIEIKNGKQKINERTLYPGYAFACLDLDTALWHRIQSLPKVGRFIGEAKKPTPLSEKDINTILEKVQKRAAPKPKIFFEDGESVRITEGPFANFTGIVEEYDMIHGKLRLNVSIFGRSTPVDILYSQVEKII; encoded by the coding sequence ATGTCACATAAATGGTATGCTATACAGACTTACGCTGGAAGCGAAATGGCAGTAAAAAGAGGAATTGAAAATTTAGTAAAAGATCATGGAATAGAAGATCAGCTAAAAGAAGTTATAGTTCCTACAGAAGACGTAATTGAGATAAAAAATGGTAAGCAAAAAATCAACGAAAGAACTCTTTATCCAGGTTATGCTTTTGCATGCTTAGACCTTGATACAGCTCTTTGGCACAGGATTCAATCTTTACCAAAAGTTGGACGTTTTATTGGTGAGGCCAAAAAACCTACGCCATTATCTGAAAAAGATATAAATACTATTTTGGAAAAAGTTCAAAAAAGGGCTGCACCAAAACCTAAGATATTCTTTGAGGATGGTGAGAGTGTTCGTATAACAGAAGGTCCTTTTGCTAACTTTACAGGTATTGTTGAAGAATATGACATGATACATGGCAAACTTAGGCTTAATGTTTCTATTTTTGGTAGAAGCACCCCTGTTGATATTTTGTATTCACAAGTTGAGAAGATAATTTAA
- the rplJ gene encoding 50S ribosomal protein L10, translating to MTRNEKTEVVAKLESEFKTAEAIVVCDYRGLSVKKLEVLRNSAKEQNVKVQVIKNTLANIALKNSDKVGMELKDTNIYLWSEDQLAVTKVAAKFEESNADLFKIKTAYIDGEVASVDKVKALSKMPSRDELIAMLLQVWNAPIQNFTIGLNALKEKKEQSA from the coding sequence GTGACACGTAACGAAAAAACTGAAGTTGTTGCAAAATTAGAGAGTGAATTTAAAACTGCTGAAGCTATTGTAGTTTGTGACTATCGTGGCCTTTCAGTAAAGAAACTTGAAGTTTTAAGAAATTCTGCTAAAGAACAAAATGTAAAAGTTCAGGTGATTAAAAATACTCTTGCAAATATTGCTCTTAAAAATTCTGATAAAGTCGGAATGGAACTCAAAGATACAAATATCTATCTTTGGAGCGAAGATCAATTGGCAGTAACAAAAGTAGCCGCAAAATTTGAAGAGTCTAATGCTGATCTTTTCAAAATAAAAACAGCTTATATTGATGGCGAAGTTGCTAGCGTTGATAAAGTTAAAGCTCTATCTAAAATGCCTAGCCGTGATGAGCTTATTGCGATGCTTTTACAAGTTTGGAATGCGCCAATTCAAAATTTCACAATTGGTTTGAATGCGCTTAAAGAGAAAAAAGAACAATCAGCTTAA
- the rpoB gene encoding DNA-directed RNA polymerase subunit beta has product MLNSLYSGNRLRVDFSNVVKEIDVPNLLQLQKKSFDNFLNLNNNQAESGIEKVFKSIFPIHDPQNRLTLEYVGSEIGKPKYTIRECIERGLTYSVNLKMKIRLIVHEKDDKTGDKVGVKDIKEQEIFIREIPLMTDRISFIINGVERVVVNQLHRSPGVIFKQEESATVANKLIYTAQIIPDRGSWLHFEYDTKDILYVRINKRRKVPVTILFRALGYKKQDIIKLFYPIQNLIIKNNKFLTLFNPEDYLGRVEYDIKNEDGEILHQAGKRLTKKKADKLIEDGVKFVEYPVEALIGRYLANPVINTESGEILYDTLSALDENKLAKILAEHESIEIINNSAAGVDDAIINSFIADNDMLKVLKQTEGVDDENDLAAIRIYKVMRPGEPVVKEAAKSFVNDMLFNPERYDLTKVGRMKMNHKLSLDVPEYVTLLTSEDIIKTAKYLIKVKNGQGHIDDRDHLGNRRIRSIGELLASELHLGFVKMQKAIRDKFTSLSNNTEEIMPYDLINPKMITATIMEFFTGGQLSQFMDQTNPLSEVTHKRRLSALGEGGLVKERAGFEVRDVHPTHYGRICPVETPEGQNIGLINTLSTYAKVNDLGFVEAPYKKVIDGKVTDEIVYLTATQEEGNVIAPASTKLDENGHIVEDLIEVRKDGEMMLARREDVTLIDLCSGMIAGVAASLIPFLEHDDANRALMGSNMQRQAVPLLRSTAPIVGTGMESVIARDAWESVKARRSGVVEKVDNKNIFILGEDEAGPYIDHYSLEKNLRTNQNTTFSQHPIVKKGDEIVAGQIIADGPSMEKGELAIGKNALIAFMPWNGYNYEDAIVISEKMIREDAFTSVHIYEKEIEARELKDGVEEITKDIPNVKEEELMHLDESGIVKIGTEIKPGMILVGKVSPKGEVKPTPEERLLRAIFGEKAGHVVNKSLYASASMEGVVVDVKIFTKKGYEKDSRTNKAYEEEKTLLEKEHHDRLLMLDREEMLKVTALLSKNPLASDQEVNKKEYKKGSKINKADLENINRFTLNAIVKSFSKDIQKKYDELKNYFQNEKKKLKEEHDAKIEILEKDDILPSGVVKLVKVYIATKRKLKVGDKMAGRHGNKGIVSNIVREVDMPYLPSGQIVDIVLNPLGVPSRMNIGQILESHLGLVGYRLGEQINEIFETKKGEWIKELRAKMIEIAGVAKLMDAKKALGKMSDEKLLEYAKDWSNGVRFATPIFEGVKADEFAKLFEMAKIDSDGKTELYDGRTGSKIRERVNVGCMYMLKLHHLVDEKVHARSTGPYSLVTQQPVGGKALFGGQRFGEMEVWALEAYGAAHTLREMLTVKSDDVEGRLSAYKALTRGENVPETGIPETFFVLTNELKSLALDVEVYDEDETNETN; this is encoded by the coding sequence ATGTTAAATAGCTTATACTCAGGAAATCGTCTTAGGGTTGACTTCTCTAATGTCGTTAAGGAGATAGACGTTCCGAACCTACTACAACTACAAAAAAAGAGCTTTGATAATTTTTTAAATTTAAATAACAATCAAGCAGAAAGCGGTATAGAAAAAGTTTTTAAATCAATCTTTCCAATACATGATCCGCAAAATCGTTTGACTTTAGAATATGTTGGCTCAGAAATTGGAAAACCAAAATATACGATCAGAGAGTGTATAGAAAGAGGTCTTACATACTCTGTAAATTTAAAGATGAAAATACGCCTTATCGTTCATGAGAAAGATGATAAGACAGGTGATAAAGTCGGTGTTAAAGATATAAAAGAACAAGAAATTTTTATACGTGAAATTCCACTAATGACTGATAGAATTTCATTTATTATAAATGGTGTTGAGCGTGTTGTTGTAAATCAACTTCATAGAAGCCCAGGTGTTATTTTTAAACAAGAAGAGAGCGCGACCGTTGCAAATAAATTAATTTATACAGCTCAAATAATACCAGACCGTGGCTCTTGGCTACACTTTGAATATGACACAAAAGATATTTTATATGTTAGGATAAATAAACGCAGAAAAGTACCAGTAACTATATTATTTAGGGCACTTGGATATAAAAAACAAGATATTATTAAGTTGTTTTACCCGATACAAAATTTAATTATTAAAAATAACAAATTTTTAACTCTTTTTAATCCTGAAGATTATTTGGGAAGAGTTGAATATGATATAAAAAACGAAGATGGAGAAATTCTTCACCAAGCAGGCAAACGTCTTACTAAGAAAAAAGCTGACAAGTTGATCGAGGATGGAGTAAAATTTGTTGAATACCCAGTTGAAGCACTTATTGGTAGATATTTGGCAAATCCTGTAATAAATACAGAGAGTGGAGAAATTTTATATGATACACTATCTGCTCTTGACGAGAATAAACTTGCAAAAATTTTAGCTGAGCATGAAAGTATTGAGATTATAAATAACTCTGCTGCTGGTGTTGATGATGCAATTATAAATTCTTTCATAGCTGACAACGATATGCTTAAGGTTTTAAAACAAACTGAGGGCGTGGATGATGAAAATGATCTTGCGGCTATTAGAATTTATAAGGTTATGAGACCAGGAGAGCCAGTTGTAAAAGAGGCTGCAAAGAGTTTTGTAAATGATATGCTATTTAACCCTGAGAGATACGATTTAACAAAAGTTGGTCGTATGAAAATGAACCATAAGCTCTCTCTTGACGTGCCAGAATACGTTACTTTACTAACAAGTGAAGATATCATAAAAACTGCAAAATATCTTATAAAGGTTAAAAACGGACAAGGTCACATTGATGATCGCGACCACCTTGGTAACCGCCGTATAAGGTCAATCGGTGAGCTACTCGCTAGCGAACTTCACCTTGGTTTTGTAAAGATGCAAAAGGCAATCCGTGACAAATTTACAAGCTTAAGCAATAATACTGAAGAGATTATGCCATATGACCTCATTAATCCAAAAATGATTACTGCCACAATTATGGAATTTTTCACAGGCGGTCAGCTAAGCCAGTTTATGGACCAGACAAACCCACTTAGTGAAGTTACTCACAAGCGCCGTCTATCTGCACTTGGCGAGGGTGGCTTAGTAAAAGAGCGTGCTGGATTTGAAGTGCGCGACGTTCATCCAACTCATTACGGTAGAATTTGTCCAGTTGAGACTCCAGAAGGTCAAAATATTGGTCTTATCAATACGCTTTCAACCTATGCAAAAGTAAATGATCTTGGCTTTGTTGAAGCTCCTTACAAAAAAGTTATAGATGGCAAAGTAACTGATGAGATAGTTTATTTAACCGCAACTCAAGAAGAGGGTAATGTTATAGCTCCAGCATCAACCAAACTTGATGAAAATGGGCATATCGTTGAGGACTTGATTGAGGTTAGAAAAGATGGCGAGATGATGCTTGCGCGTAGAGAAGATGTTACTTTGATCGACCTTTGTTCTGGTATGATAGCTGGTGTTGCGGCTTCACTTATTCCATTCCTAGAGCATGATGATGCTAACCGTGCTCTAATGGGTTCAAACATGCAACGTCAGGCAGTACCACTACTTCGTTCAACTGCTCCTATTGTTGGAACAGGTATGGAAAGCGTTATTGCAAGAGATGCATGGGAAAGCGTAAAAGCAAGACGTAGTGGTGTGGTTGAAAAGGTTGATAATAAAAATATATTCATTTTAGGCGAAGACGAAGCTGGTCCATATATCGATCACTACTCTTTAGAGAAAAATTTAAGAACAAACCAAAATACGACATTTTCACAACATCCAATTGTTAAAAAAGGCGATGAGATCGTTGCTGGTCAAATAATTGCTGACGGTCCAAGTATGGAAAAAGGCGAGCTAGCTATCGGTAAAAATGCACTAATTGCATTTATGCCTTGGAATGGCTACAACTACGAGGATGCGATCGTTATTAGTGAAAAAATGATACGTGAAGATGCTTTTACAAGTGTCCATATCTATGAAAAAGAGATCGAGGCTCGTGAGCTAAAAGATGGTGTTGAAGAGATAACAAAAGATATACCAAACGTCAAAGAAGAGGAGCTTATGCACCTTGATGAGAGTGGTATTGTCAAAATTGGTACAGAGATTAAGCCTGGTATGATCCTTGTTGGTAAAGTATCTCCAAAAGGTGAAGTTAAGCCAACTCCAGAAGAGAGGCTACTACGCGCTATCTTTGGTGAAAAAGCTGGCCACGTCGTAAATAAATCGCTATACGCTTCAGCTTCAATGGAAGGCGTAGTTGTTGATGTTAAAATTTTTACCAAAAAAGGTTATGAAAAAGATAGCAGAACAAATAAAGCTTACGAAGAAGAGAAGACTCTTTTAGAAAAAGAACATCATGATAGACTACTTATGCTAGACCGCGAAGAGATGTTAAAAGTTACAGCACTTCTTTCTAAAAATCCACTAGCAAGTGATCAAGAGGTAAATAAAAAAGAGTATAAGAAAGGCTCAAAGATCAATAAGGCTGATCTTGAAAATATAAATAGATTTACTCTAAATGCTATCGTTAAAAGCTTTTCAAAAGATATCCAAAAGAAATATGATGAGCTAAAAAATTACTTCCAAAATGAGAAGAAAAAGCTCAAAGAAGAGCACGATGCTAAGATAGAAATTTTAGAAAAAGATGACATTTTACCAAGTGGCGTTGTAAAACTTGTAAAAGTTTATATAGCTACAAAACGCAAACTAAAAGTTGGCGATAAAATGGCTGGACGTCACGGTAATAAAGGTATCGTTTCAAATATAGTTAGAGAAGTCGATATGCCTTATCTTCCAAGCGGTCAGATCGTTGATATCGTGCTAAACCCACTTGGCGTTCCAAGCCGTATGAATATCGGTCAAATTTTAGAGAGCCACCTTGGCCTTGTTGGCTACCGCTTAGGCGAGCAGATCAATGAAATTTTTGAGACCAAAAAAGGCGAGTGGATAAAAGAGCTAAGAGCTAAGATGATAGAGATAGCAGGCGTTGCTAAGCTAATGGATGCTAAAAAAGCTCTTGGCAAGATGAGTGACGAGAAGCTTCTTGAATACGCAAAAGATTGGAGTAATGGCGTAAGATTTGCAACTCCAATTTTTGAAGGCGTTAAGGCTGATGAATTTGCAAAACTATTTGAGATGGCAAAGATAGATAGCGATGGTAAAACTGAACTATATGACGGACGCACAGGCTCAAAGATAAGAGAACGCGTTAATGTTGGTTGTATGTATATGCTAAAACTTCACCACTTGGTTGATGAAAAAGTTCACGCAAGAAGTACGGGACCATACAGCCTTGTTACACAACAACCAGTCGGCGGTAAGGCACTATTTGGTGGTCAAAGGTTTGGTGAGATGGAGGTTTGGGCACTTGAGGCTTATGGTGCCGCTCATACACTAAGAGAGATGCTAACTGTAAAATCAGATGATGTTGAGGGAAGACTTTCTGCTTACAAAGCTTTAACAAGAGGTGAAAACGTTCCTGAGACTGGTATCCCTGAGACGTTCTTTGTTCTAACAAACGAGCTAAAATCACTAGCTCTTGATGTAGAAGTATATGATGAGGATGAGACAAATGAAACTAACTAA
- the secE gene encoding preprotein translocase subunit SecE — protein sequence MEKIINYIKLSKLEIMKVIYPTKEQIRNAFFAVFIVVAVVSLFLALVDVIMSFVLSKVI from the coding sequence ATGGAGAAAATTATAAATTATATTAAGCTTTCTAAATTGGAAATAATGAAGGTTATCTATCCTACAAAAGAACAAATTAGAAATGCTTTTTTTGCAGTTTTTATCGTAGTTGCTGTTGTATCACTTTTTTTAGCTCTTGTCGATGTTATTATGTCCTTTGTTCTATCTAAAGTTATATGA
- the rpmG gene encoding 50S ribosomal protein L33: protein MRIKIGLKCSESGDINYTTTKNSKTTTDKVELKKYCPRLKKHTIHKEVKLKS from the coding sequence ATGAGAATTAAAATTGGTTTAAAATGCTCCGAAAGTGGTGATATAAATTATACAACAACTAAAAATAGTAAAACTACTACGGATAAAGTTGAACTTAAAAAGTATTGCCCAAGATTAAAAAAACATACTATTCATAAAGAAGTTAAATTAAAAAGTTAA